From Chaetodon trifascialis isolate fChaTrf1 chromosome 24 unlocalized genomic scaffold, fChaTrf1.hap1 SUPER_24_unloc_1, whole genome shotgun sequence, a single genomic window includes:
- the LOC139328103 gene encoding uncharacterized protein, translating to MCLAEFASEYRVLYGQQRESKSAIPLRYDAGFIQKRTDGKPAIIRFARFSERKTPEKFYRRLLKLYLPHRSDDDLTDEKYPTYERFYRCGERWDTSVQQIVDGNKKRYEGRGKKIDEAFEQYRLIGPPVNAWNTFAPEVEVDRLECLAEREPIDTEHEDVDDIPDYQVQKDVGSFVPRIEAPQLSPDFVRKMYQSLNETQASIFYSVRQWCFKRVWGINPEPFYYFLSGGAGCGKSHVIKCIHQEATRILRELPRFRDQADMSQPAVLLTAFTGTAAFNISGGTLHSILKLPRSLKPPYQGLGNALDEVRAALSNAEILIIDEISMVSKELFAYVHWRFQQIKGNRRPFGGMSVLAVGDFYQLPPLGRAKPLCVYEENEFDLWRDDFKLVNLTEIMRQKDDRAFAELLNRLRVKRKEEHLSEEDRALLVQTVANIQDCPADSLHIFATNKEVDRHNADTVAARHKDAINIAAEDFRKDPTSGCMMILDVNIKGQKRDLPDNVMAAQGVRVMVIRNLDVEDGIVNGTFGTITNIVMTECGATAVKLIGLQLDNPTAGQKFRKKILGPSDNSVYIERSEENVISKKGVVRRQFPIKLAFACTAHKVQGMTMTSAVVCLKRVFEPGMAYVALSRTTSLQGLTITDFDEKKIYADPAIKTALENMNVASFQSARPLLTFFKSMDQTPKALTVIHHNTQGLPSHIVDLKAHHELQLADVLCLTETHLSGSSVSPIFHLEGYNMFARSRQTSYNSCADMASKDGGGVAVYCRCNVQAEPRRYMQDVTDLEFVVVKIEAPVKVLLATVYKPPHFRLRTFLQNMKNLLDSLDLLDHHPVVVCGDFNEDLLSSGKKSIKDLFQSRGYTQLITDSTTEKNTLIDHIYISHPDKCLQSGVLQTYYSYHSPVYCTLTE from the coding sequence ATGTGTCTGGCCGAGTTTGCGTCAGAGTACAGAGTACTGTACGGCcagcaaagagaaagcaaaagtgCCATTCCCCTCAGATACGACGCAGGATTTATTCAGAAGAGAACTGACGGCAAGCCAGCCATCATCAGATTTGCTCGCTTCTCGGAGAGGAAAACACCGGAGAAGTTTTACAGGAGACTGCTGAAACTTTATCTACCGCACAGATCTGATGATGACCTGACAGATGAAAAGTACCCCACCTATGAGCGGTTTTACAGGTGTGGCGAGAGGTGGGATACGTCCGTCCAACAAATCGTAGACGGCAACAAAAAACGATACGAAGGACGAGGCAAAAAGATTGATGAGGCGTTCGAACAGTATCGGCTGATCGGTCCACCTGTCAACGCTTGGAACACGTTTGCGCCCGAGGTGGAGGTGGACCGGTTGGAGTGTCTGGCCGAGCGCGAACCTATAGACACGGAGCATGAAGACGTCGATGACATCCCCGACTACCAAGTCCAGAAAGACGTGGGGAGCTTTGTGCCGAGGATAGAGGCGCCACAGTTGAGTCCAGACTTTGTGCGAAAAATGTATCAAAGTCTGAACGAGACGCAAGCTTCCATCTTCTACAGTGTGCGTCAGTGGTGCTTCAAACGTGTCTGGGGCATCAATCCGGAGCCGTTTTATTACTTTCtgtcaggaggagctggctgcgGGAAGTCTCACGTCATCAAGTGCATTCATCAGGAGGCAACGAGGATTCTGCGTGAGCTCCCCAGATTCCGCGACCAGGCCGACATGTCCCAGCCTGCCGTGCTGCTGACGGCCTTCACCGGCACGGCGGCCTTCAACATCTCAGGCGGCACGTTGCATTCCATCCTCAAGCTCCCAAGGTCCTTGAAGCCACCGTATCAAGGTCTTGGAAATGCACTTGACGAAGTCAGAGCGGCACTGTCCAACGCTGAGATTCTCATCATCGACGAGATATCCATGGtttccaaagagctgtttgCCTACGTCCACTGGCGATTTCAGCAGATAAAAGGAAACCGGAGGCCATTTGGAGGGATGTCTGTCCTTGCTGTGGGCGACTTTTACCAACTGCCGCCCCTCGGAAGGGCCAAGCCACTGTGCGTGTATGAGGAGAATGAGTTTGATCTCTGGAGGGATGACTTCAAACTGGTCAACTTGACAGAGATCATGCGACAGAAAGACGATCGAGCTTTCGCTGAGCTCTTGAACCGCCTCAGAGTGAAGCGAAAGGAAGAACATCTGAGTGAGGAAGACAGAGCGTTGCTCGTACAGACAGTGGCTAACATCCAGGATTGTCCAGCTGACAGTCTCCACATCTTTGCCACAAACAAAGAAGTGGACCGTCACAATGCGGATACTGTTGCCGCCCGGCACAAGGACGCCATTAACATTGCAGCTGAGGACTTCAGGAAAGACCCCACAAGCGGCTGCATGATGATCCTGGACGTCAACATCAAAGGCCAGAAAAGAGACTTGCCTGACAACGTAATGGCGGCTCAGGGAGTACGCGTTATGGTGATCAGGAATCTCGACGTGGAGGACGGGATCGTTAACGGCACCTTCGGAACGATTACAAACATTGTGATGACGGAATGTGGGGCAACGGCTGTGAAGCTGATCGGACTGCAGCTAGACAATCCTACGGCAGGACAGAAATTCCGCAAAAAGATCCTGGGTCCCTCAGATAACTCAGTCTACATCGAGAGATCTGAGGAGAACGTGATCAGCAAGAAAGGAGTTGTTCGACGTCAATTTCCCATCAAGTTGGCCTTTGCATGTACGGCCCACAAAGTGCAAGGCATGACCATGACGTCGGCGGTTGTGTGCCTCAAACGCGTGTTCGAACCAGGAATGGCGTATGTCGCTCTCAGCCGCACAACTTCGCTTCAGGGTCTCACCATCACGGACTTCGATGAGAAAAAGATTTATGCTGACCCCGCAATCAAAACAGCTctggaaaatatgaatgtgGCATCTTTCCAGAGTGCCAGGccactgctgactttttttaaatctatggacCAAACTCCAAAGGCTCTGACAGTCatccaccacaacacacaaggACTTCCATCGCACATTGTGGACCTGAAAGCACATCATGAACTCCAACTGGCAGATGTGTTgtgcctcacagagacacacctttCAGGGTCCTCCGTGTCCCCCATTTTCCACCTGGAGGGATACAACATGTTCGCACGCAGTCGACAAACATCTTACAACAGCTGCGCAGACATGGCAAGtaaagatggaggtggagttgcagtgtACTGTAGATGCAATGTTCAGGCAGAGCCTCGCAGGTACATGCAAGACGTCACAGATTTGGAGTTTGTTGTCGTTAAAATCGAGGCTCCGGTCAAAGTGCTATTAGCGACTGTTTACAAACCCCCGCATTTCCGATTacgaacatttttacaaaacatgaaaaacctcTTGGATTCATTGGACCTATTAGATCACCATCCCGTTGTTGTTTGTGGGGACTTCAATGAGGATCTCCTGTCTTCAGGGAAGAAAAGtataaaagatttgtttcagTCCAGAGGTTACACTCAGCTAATTACGGACTCCACAACTGAAAAGAACACACTGATTgatcacatttatatttcacatcCTGATAAATGTCTACAGTCAGGTGTTCTCCAAACATATTATAGTTACCACAGTCCAGTGTATTGTACTTTGACTGAGTAA